From the genome of Paraburkholderia aromaticivorans, one region includes:
- the xdhC gene encoding xanthine dehydrogenase accessory protein XdhC, protein MNEFSSVQIGQRSGLQTPRPAPMHIVLFGAGHVGHALVKLLGSLPCVVQWVDERDELFPDETPANVQIEATDTPDAIVDTAPPGAYFLVMTHNHALDFSLAVRIMRRRDFTYFGMIGSKTKRVKFERRLLDRGVDLDRLVEMTCPIGVAGIVDKAPAAIAVAVCAELLQIRSRQVVAQVATQKLCAAV, encoded by the coding sequence ATGAACGAATTTTCATCCGTTCAGATCGGCCAGCGCAGCGGCTTGCAAACGCCGCGTCCGGCGCCGATGCATATCGTGCTGTTCGGCGCGGGGCACGTCGGGCATGCGCTCGTCAAGCTGCTCGGCAGCTTGCCGTGCGTGGTCCAGTGGGTCGACGAGCGCGACGAACTGTTCCCCGACGAAACGCCCGCCAACGTGCAGATCGAAGCGACCGACACGCCGGATGCGATCGTCGACACGGCGCCGCCCGGCGCCTATTTTCTGGTGATGACGCACAACCACGCGCTCGATTTCTCGCTGGCCGTGCGCATCATGCGGCGGCGTGATTTCACTTACTTCGGCATGATCGGTTCGAAGACGAAGCGCGTGAAATTCGAGCGCCGTTTGCTCGATCGCGGCGTGGATCTGGACCGCCTGGTGGAGATGACGTGTCCGATCGGTGTGGCCGGTATCGTCGACAAGGCGCCTGCGGCGATCGCCGTGGCGGTGTGCGCGGAGTTGCTGCAGATCCGTTCGCGGCAGGTCGTGGCGCAAGTGGCAACGCAGAAGCTCTGCGCGGCTGTCTGA
- a CDS encoding LysR substrate-binding domain-containing protein, with product MDDTAASLDIWLVRVLRTLLVERSVTQTALRLNQTQPAISTALRKLRETLNDPILVRGKSGMVPTEYGESLLASAQRVLREVDFVATPHGDFDPGRSRRTFRVAAPDYLNDFFMPTVIAQFREAAPHARLEIDSLSPMLDHSAALDAGELDLVIGNWPKPDPRFGRSDLFSDTVVCMMRADHPLTRMPLTREAYLAAPHLAPTPYSGASSGAIDMGFTRARAERRIVATLPYFGLVPQTLLQSDLIFTTTRRFAMHYADMLPLAVVEVPIPFPRIKCYQLWHPQPDRPSDVGWLRALMSQVSDGLVAQKVRRAKRAPKRAPKKETSAATG from the coding sequence ATGGACGACACCGCCGCCTCCCTCGATATCTGGCTCGTGCGCGTGCTGCGCACGCTGCTGGTCGAGCGCAGCGTCACGCAGACCGCGCTGCGTCTGAATCAGACCCAGCCGGCTATCAGCACCGCGCTGCGCAAACTGCGCGAGACGCTGAACGACCCGATTCTCGTGCGCGGCAAGTCGGGCATGGTGCCCACCGAATACGGCGAATCGCTGCTCGCCTCCGCGCAACGCGTGCTGCGCGAGGTGGATTTTGTCGCGACGCCGCATGGCGACTTCGATCCCGGCCGCTCGCGCCGCACCTTTCGCGTCGCCGCGCCGGATTATCTGAACGACTTCTTCATGCCGACGGTGATCGCGCAGTTTCGCGAGGCGGCGCCGCACGCGCGGCTCGAGATCGATTCGCTGAGTCCGATGCTCGATCATTCCGCCGCGCTCGACGCCGGCGAACTCGATCTGGTGATCGGCAACTGGCCCAAGCCCGACCCGCGCTTCGGGCGCAGCGACCTGTTCTCCGATACGGTCGTATGTATGATGCGCGCCGATCATCCGCTCACGCGCATGCCGCTTACGCGCGAAGCGTATCTCGCCGCGCCGCATCTCGCGCCGACGCCGTATAGCGGGGCGAGCAGCGGCGCCATCGACATGGGCTTCACGCGGGCTCGCGCCGAGCGCCGCATCGTCGCCACGCTGCCCTACTTCGGCCTGGTGCCGCAGACGCTGCTGCAATCCGATCTGATCTTCACGACGACACGCCGTTTCGCGATGCACTACGCCGACATGCTGCCGCTCGCGGTGGTCGAGGTACCGATTCCGTTTCCGCGCATCAAGTGCTATCAGCTCTGGCATCCGCAGCCGGATCGACCGAGCGATGTCGGCTGGCTGCGTGCGCTGATGTCCCAGGTGTCGGACGGGCTGGTCGCGCAGAAGGTGCGGCGCGCGAAACGGGCACCAAAACGGGCGCCGAAAAAGGAAACGTCAGCCGCGACGGGCTGA
- a CDS encoding 2-hydroxychromene-2-carboxylate isomerase codes for MTVGIDARQPLWFYDFVSPFTYLLLEQHDKWPGFDFVFTPVVLNDLYRHWGQRPAYGVPSKRTFMYRHALFRAEQLGIPYKMPPAHPFDSTKPLLLATAANGDVNFVREIFRFIWREGRDPSTDVAFAELCERVGLPDGPELIKSPEVKAQLQRNTADAIGLGVYGVPTFRLNDQLFWGEDALPMVLYCARTPNWLESKEVKRISTLPSGLVDNPT; via the coding sequence ATGACCGTTGGCATCGACGCCAGGCAGCCGCTGTGGTTTTACGACTTTGTCTCGCCGTTCACGTACCTGTTGCTCGAGCAACACGACAAATGGCCGGGCTTCGACTTCGTCTTCACGCCGGTCGTGCTGAACGACCTTTACCGTCACTGGGGTCAGCGGCCGGCTTACGGCGTGCCCTCTAAACGCACCTTCATGTACCGGCACGCGCTGTTTCGCGCGGAACAGCTCGGCATTCCGTACAAGATGCCGCCCGCCCATCCCTTCGATTCCACGAAGCCGCTATTGCTCGCCACCGCGGCGAACGGCGACGTCAATTTCGTGCGCGAGATCTTCCGCTTCATCTGGCGTGAAGGCCGCGATCCGTCGACCGACGTGGCCTTTGCGGAATTGTGCGAGCGCGTCGGCCTGCCTGACGGCCCGGAACTCATCAAGAGCCCGGAAGTGAAAGCGCAATTGCAGCGCAACACCGCGGACGCGATCGGCCTGGGTGTGTACGGCGTGCCGACCTTCCGTCTGAACGATCAGTTGTTCTGGGGTGAAGATGCGCTGCCCATGGTGCTGTACTGCGCGCGCACGCCGAACTGGCTCGAATCGAAAGAAGTGAAACGCATCAGTACGCTGCCGTCGGGGCTCGTGGATAACCCGACGTAG